The following are encoded in a window of Bordetella genomosp. 10 genomic DNA:
- a CDS encoding CoA transferase encodes MTTTDASMAPSDPDRLVLNGLRVLEIGSGPAVAYAGKLFADFGAEVIKVEPAQGDEWRKMPPLLNPRDPDSESALFAWLNTNKRSVRADPGRDARWLAELAIGCDVVLDGRALSADAAPGPLWTRDDAGRAGDPIRIDFTWFGADGPYSGFAGAESVVRALSGAVHGSGPVAGPPHMPHDLQVGIVGGLQAFSAAIAAWIGRAQGSRHYTLSLHEAVFGLVEMEAGMVQDGRHPLRRLGVNRFCNAHPAGIYETADGWIGLFTHTLPQWSALCAEIGRPELAAAPAYATGPDRINHADEIDAFLIPAMRRRTAREWFERLGARKYPAVLVPSMEELLRQQVHRERGAFAVVAAGGVRFEGPVVPFRLGAEGPLPGGEAPRFGAHGDLYRSLPHAPRAAARRQPAPAGSLPLAGVRILDLSMGWAGPLASRTLADLGADVIKVESITYPDWWRGTNFNEPFYRERLYEKVSNFNMMNRNKLGITLDLTQPRGRELLLSLLKLCDACIENYSAEVLPKLGLAYDTMRAVHPGIVVLSMPAFGLGNAWSDTRAYGGTLEQASGLPLYTGHAAHPPAMTSYAFGDPVGGMNAGAALLLGILAQRVTGKGRHINFSQVEAMLPMTAPFMIEQSVAGRVPTRQGNRHPLRAPHGCYRCAGEDAWVALSVDTGAAWIALCRLLGRFDWEQDARLRAASGRQARCEEVGAAIAAWTARLDADAAMAALQAAGIPAGVVRPMREVLDDAHLNARGFWKTAERPYAGRYKSTSPPLREAGAPLPVARPAPTLGQHTREVFAALLDLDDAAVDALEAAGVCGTQARPKARRPSAN; translated from the coding sequence ATGACGACAACGGATGCATCGATGGCGCCGTCCGACCCGGACCGGCTGGTCCTGAATGGCCTGCGGGTGCTGGAGATCGGCAGCGGACCGGCCGTGGCCTATGCCGGCAAGCTCTTCGCCGACTTCGGCGCCGAGGTGATAAAGGTCGAGCCGGCGCAAGGCGACGAGTGGCGCAAAATGCCGCCCTTGCTGAATCCGCGCGATCCGGATAGCGAAAGCGCGCTGTTCGCCTGGCTCAACACCAATAAGCGCAGTGTCAGGGCAGACCCCGGGCGCGATGCGCGGTGGCTGGCCGAACTGGCCATCGGCTGCGACGTGGTGCTGGACGGACGCGCGCTGAGCGCGGACGCGGCGCCCGGCCCGTTATGGACCAGGGACGACGCCGGCCGCGCCGGCGACCCGATTCGCATCGATTTCACCTGGTTTGGCGCGGATGGCCCCTATAGCGGGTTTGCCGGCGCCGAATCGGTGGTGCGCGCACTGTCCGGCGCGGTCCACGGCAGCGGTCCCGTCGCGGGGCCGCCGCACATGCCGCACGATCTCCAGGTCGGCATCGTGGGCGGACTGCAGGCCTTCTCCGCCGCCATCGCCGCGTGGATCGGCCGCGCGCAAGGCAGCCGCCATTACACCTTGAGCCTGCACGAGGCCGTCTTCGGGCTCGTCGAGATGGAAGCAGGCATGGTGCAGGATGGCCGCCATCCGCTGCGCCGGCTCGGCGTCAACCGGTTCTGCAATGCGCACCCCGCCGGTATCTATGAAACGGCCGATGGCTGGATAGGGCTATTCACGCATACCTTGCCGCAATGGTCGGCGCTGTGCGCGGAGATCGGCCGTCCCGAACTGGCGGCGGCGCCGGCCTACGCCACCGGGCCGGACCGGATAAACCATGCCGACGAGATCGACGCGTTCCTGATTCCGGCCATGCGCCGGCGCACGGCCCGGGAATGGTTCGAAAGACTGGGAGCGCGCAAGTACCCTGCCGTCCTGGTGCCATCCATGGAGGAACTGCTGCGGCAGCAGGTGCACAGGGAGCGTGGCGCGTTCGCCGTCGTCGCGGCTGGCGGCGTGCGCTTCGAGGGGCCCGTCGTTCCGTTTCGGCTGGGCGCCGAGGGGCCCTTGCCGGGCGGCGAGGCGCCGCGGTTCGGCGCGCACGGCGACCTCTATCGTTCGCTTCCCCATGCCCCGCGCGCCGCCGCGCGGCGGCAGCCCGCGCCGGCCGGCAGCCTGCCGCTGGCGGGCGTGCGCATCCTGGATCTGTCCATGGGCTGGGCCGGCCCGCTGGCCAGCCGGACGCTCGCCGACCTGGGCGCCGACGTGATCAAGGTCGAGAGCATCACCTATCCGGACTGGTGGCGCGGCACCAACTTCAACGAACCGTTCTACCGTGAACGCTTGTACGAGAAGGTCAGCAACTTCAACATGATGAACCGCAACAAGCTGGGCATCACGCTGGACCTCACTCAACCGCGGGGACGCGAGTTGCTGCTATCTCTGCTGAAGCTGTGCGACGCCTGCATCGAGAACTATTCGGCGGAAGTGCTCCCCAAGCTGGGCCTGGCTTACGACACGATGCGCGCCGTTCATCCGGGCATCGTCGTCCTGTCGATGCCGGCCTTCGGGCTCGGCAACGCATGGAGCGACACCCGCGCCTATGGCGGCACGCTGGAGCAGGCCAGCGGCCTGCCGTTGTACACGGGCCATGCGGCGCATCCGCCCGCGATGACGTCCTACGCCTTCGGCGACCCGGTCGGCGGCATGAACGCCGGCGCCGCGCTGCTGCTGGGCATCCTGGCACAGCGGGTGACGGGGAAAGGACGCCACATCAACTTCTCGCAGGTGGAGGCCATGCTGCCCATGACCGCGCCCTTCATGATCGAGCAATCGGTGGCGGGCCGCGTACCGACCCGCCAGGGCAATCGGCATCCGCTCAGGGCGCCGCACGGATGCTACCGCTGCGCGGGCGAGGATGCCTGGGTGGCGCTGAGCGTGGATACCGGCGCGGCATGGATCGCGCTATGCCGGTTGCTGGGCCGATTCGACTGGGAACAGGATGCGCGCCTGCGCGCGGCGTCCGGCCGGCAAGCCCGCTGCGAGGAGGTGGGCGCCGCGATCGCTGCCTGGACGGCGCGCCTGGATGCCGATGCGGCGATGGCCGCCTTGCAGGCCGCCGGCATTCCGGCCGGTGTCGTCCGTCCGATGCGCGAGGTGCTCGACGACGCCCATCTCAACGCGCGCGGTTTCTGGAAAACCGCCGAACGACCCTACGCCGGGCGCTACAAGTCGACAAGTCCGCCACTGCGCGAGGCCGGTGCGCCGCTGCCTGTCGCGCGGCCCGCGCCGACGCTGGGCCAGCATACGCGAGAGGTCTTCGCGGCCTTGCTGGATCTCGACGATGCGGCAGTCGATGCGCTGGAGGCGGCCGGCGTGTGCGGCACCCAAGCCAGACCCAAGGCCAGGCGACCCTCGGCCAATTGA
- a CDS encoding Bug family tripartite tricarboxylate transporter substrate binding protein: protein MRQLSKPRRRFLAGAYRQALALAAAAAFIYPAAAAAQPGNWPGKPIRLIVPFPAGSFTDTIGRVVADGLSKGLGQPVIVENKAGANGMLGVSEVARADPDGYTLLVTNSSSITINPQLYKKIPYKPSQLTPITTLVESPFILVINPEWAKKNKIETTKDLVAYARAKPGELTYGSAGPGNAAHLSFAMMGNHQNFKATHVPYKGASLAEVAVLSGEIDSVFDVWSAIPQIRTGKLKALAVSSDKRVAALPDVPSIQEGSVPDFNVIIWAGLLAPAGTPEPIKRKLFELTRQALQDPKAQATLSVQGEVVTTGPEAFQQRIDKEIRTWGEVIRRENITLD from the coding sequence ATGAGACAACTCTCGAAACCGCGCCGCCGCTTCCTGGCGGGCGCCTACCGGCAGGCCTTGGCGCTGGCCGCCGCGGCCGCTTTCATCTACCCGGCAGCCGCCGCCGCGCAGCCGGGCAACTGGCCCGGCAAGCCGATACGGCTGATCGTGCCGTTCCCGGCGGGGTCGTTCACCGACACGATAGGCCGCGTGGTCGCCGACGGTCTGTCCAAGGGACTGGGCCAGCCGGTGATCGTCGAGAACAAGGCGGGCGCCAACGGCATGCTGGGCGTGTCGGAGGTGGCGCGCGCCGATCCGGACGGCTATACCTTGCTGGTGACCAACTCCAGCAGCATCACGATCAATCCGCAGCTTTACAAGAAGATTCCCTACAAACCCAGCCAGCTCACGCCGATCACGACGCTCGTGGAGTCGCCGTTCATTCTGGTCATCAACCCGGAATGGGCGAAGAAGAACAAGATCGAAACCACGAAGGACCTGGTGGCCTACGCGCGTGCCAAGCCCGGTGAACTGACCTATGGTTCCGCCGGTCCGGGCAACGCGGCGCACTTGAGCTTCGCGATGATGGGCAATCACCAGAATTTCAAGGCTACCCACGTGCCGTACAAGGGCGCCTCGCTTGCCGAGGTCGCGGTGCTGAGCGGCGAAATCGATTCCGTCTTCGACGTCTGGTCGGCCATTCCGCAGATCCGGACGGGCAAGTTGAAGGCCTTGGCCGTCTCGTCCGACAAGCGGGTGGCGGCCTTGCCGGACGTGCCTTCCATCCAGGAAGGCAGCGTGCCGGATTTCAACGTCATCATCTGGGCGGGCCTGCTGGCGCCGGCCGGCACGCCGGAACCGATCAAGCGGAAGCTTTTCGAGTTGACCCGGCAAGCGCTCCAGGACCCCAAGGCGCAAGCCACGCTGAGCGTCCAGGGCGAGGTGGTCACCACGGGACCGGAGGCGTTCCAGCAGCGTATCGACAAGGAAATCCGGACCTGGGGCGAAGTCATCCGGCGGGAAAACATCACGCTCGACTGA
- a CDS encoding LysR family transcriptional regulator encodes MNLRQIEVFRAVMLAGSVSGAAQLLHVSQPAVSRLISYTESRLGFALFQRLRGRLHPTPEAHRLFNEVEVLYQGVQRINGLASDMASQTGGVLRVACSPSLAYALMPMGIAAFSRRFPDAQVILEGMLAEPLIDSVLTQRADVLVAMVPVQHPRIQVHKLFRNRVVAVLPADHRLAERKRLRVTDLKNERIIGYGAETPLAHAIGRLYDGARIAPRWVAEVMQTHVACALAQQGLGIALVDELAQIGGAWPDLQVRELTPTIDLQVRIGYSRHEPLSAMVQAFVDEVRALRHPLLVPA; translated from the coding sequence ATGAATCTGCGCCAGATCGAAGTCTTTCGCGCTGTCATGCTCGCCGGCTCGGTCAGCGGCGCCGCGCAACTCCTGCATGTCTCGCAGCCCGCCGTCAGCCGGTTGATTTCCTACACCGAGTCGCGGCTGGGCTTCGCGCTGTTCCAGCGCCTGCGCGGCCGGCTGCATCCGACGCCCGAGGCGCACCGGCTGTTCAACGAAGTCGAGGTGCTGTACCAGGGCGTGCAGCGCATCAACGGCCTGGCCAGCGACATGGCCAGCCAGACGGGCGGGGTGCTGCGGGTCGCCTGCAGTCCCAGCCTGGCCTATGCGCTGATGCCCATGGGCATCGCGGCCTTCTCGCGCCGTTTCCCGGACGCGCAGGTCATCCTGGAAGGCATGCTCGCCGAGCCGCTGATCGATTCGGTGCTGACGCAGCGCGCCGACGTGCTGGTGGCGATGGTGCCGGTGCAGCATCCCCGCATCCAGGTGCACAAGCTGTTCCGCAACCGGGTGGTGGCGGTGCTGCCGGCGGACCACCGGCTGGCCGAGCGCAAGCGGCTGCGCGTCACCGACCTGAAGAACGAACGCATCATCGGCTACGGGGCGGAGACCCCGCTGGCGCACGCCATCGGCCGCCTTTACGACGGCGCCCGCATCGCGCCGCGCTGGGTGGCGGAGGTCATGCAGACTCACGTGGCCTGCGCCCTGGCGCAGCAGGGCCTGGGCATCGCCCTGGTCGACGAGTTGGCGCAGATCGGCGGCGCATGGCCGGATCTCCAGGTGCGGGAACTGACGCCCACCATCGACCTGCAGGTGCGCATCGGCTATTCGCGCCATGAACCCCTCTCGGCCATGGTCCAGGCCTTCGTCGACGAAGTGCGGGCCTTGCGGCATCCGCTGTTGGTTCCCGCCTGA
- a CDS encoding tripartite tricarboxylate transporter substrate binding protein: MKLAYTFIRRRLSRAAAIAAVPIAMAAVAAALGSAAAPAVAAGAFPDRPITVIVPYPAGGSLDTVGRPLAQLFEKATGQSMILENVGGAGGLIGANKVVKAPADGNTLLLASNGQVTIAPLIYKDMSYDPKTDLVPIVHLVDQTAVLYASAKSPYKTFADVAQAARGGHEALQFASSGTGSISHLALELLAQKMGAHFTHVPYRGAAPALQDLAGGQVPLLFTFVGSAKPLTQSGMVRPLAVAAKQRLASLPDVPTFAELGYPDVQASVWIGLMAPKGTPADRVRKLASIVDGVLANAEFRKLMADNNMEIKGGSAAAFEAMMADDGQRWANLAKSVNLATN; this comes from the coding sequence ATGAAGCTCGCATACACGTTCATCCGCCGGCGGCTGTCTCGCGCCGCCGCAATCGCCGCCGTTCCGATCGCCATGGCCGCCGTCGCCGCCGCGCTGGGGTCGGCCGCCGCGCCCGCCGTCGCCGCCGGCGCCTTCCCCGACCGCCCGATCACCGTCATCGTGCCGTATCCCGCCGGCGGATCGCTGGACACCGTGGGCCGGCCGCTGGCCCAACTGTTCGAGAAGGCGACCGGCCAGTCCATGATCCTCGAAAACGTCGGCGGCGCCGGCGGCCTGATCGGCGCGAACAAGGTGGTCAAGGCGCCCGCCGACGGCAACACCCTGCTGCTGGCCAGCAACGGCCAGGTGACCATCGCCCCGCTGATCTACAAGGACATGAGCTACGACCCGAAGACCGACCTGGTGCCTATCGTGCATCTGGTCGACCAGACGGCCGTCCTCTACGCGAGCGCCAAGTCGCCGTACAAGACCTTCGCCGACGTGGCGCAAGCCGCCAGGGGCGGGCACGAGGCCTTGCAGTTCGCCTCTTCCGGCACGGGCAGCATTTCCCACCTGGCGCTGGAGCTGCTGGCCCAGAAGATGGGCGCGCATTTCACCCACGTGCCGTACCGCGGCGCGGCGCCCGCGCTGCAAGACCTCGCCGGCGGCCAGGTGCCGCTGCTGTTCACTTTCGTGGGATCGGCCAAGCCGCTGACGCAATCCGGCATGGTGCGGCCGCTGGCGGTGGCCGCGAAGCAGCGGCTGGCCAGCCTGCCCGACGTGCCGACCTTCGCGGAGCTGGGTTATCCGGACGTGCAGGCGTCCGTATGGATCGGCCTGATGGCGCCCAAGGGCACGCCCGCCGATCGCGTGCGGAAACTGGCGAGCATTGTCGACGGCGTGTTGGCGAACGCGGAATTCAGGAAGCTCATGGCCGACAACAACATGGAAATCAAGGGCGGCTCGGCGGCGGCGTTCGAGGCCATGATGGCCGACGACGGCCAGCGCTGGGCGAACCTGGCCAAGTCCGTGAACCTGGCCACCAACTAG
- a CDS encoding acyclic terpene utilization AtuA family protein: protein MMKQVTGVAPSGSMGSGYNLASFKRAMQANPDFIGQDAGSTDMGPYYHGADKAFLPLSAYRRDLAVMLAAARAARIPLLIGSAITNGSNATLELMVRMVRDVAAEQKHSFKLAVIGAEIDKKYLKEKIAAHGPLEALGPDSGLTARMVDAAGPIVAQMGMEPFMRALEAGAEVIIAGRACDDAVFAAMPVLRGFDPGLSLHCGKILECAGLSAVPYDLGEPMIGRVREDHFEVEPGNPDSRCTTVSVAGHSLYERSDPFLQAGPGGINDLTHATFEQVDRRIVQVRGSRYIQDADYRVKLEGAEQLGYRSIVVVGIRDAVMIEQLDHVLAHARERAEERFGLKENGISLLFRQYGKNGVMGALEPDLDHVPKEIGLVIDAVAPDQDTATAVAMFTRGVLQHADYPGILTTAGNMAYPFSPFGVPVGPAYRFSVYHLMPVADATECFPIHYENIRN, encoded by the coding sequence ATGATGAAGCAAGTAACCGGCGTGGCGCCATCGGGCTCGATGGGCAGCGGCTATAACCTGGCGTCGTTCAAGCGCGCCATGCAGGCCAATCCCGATTTCATCGGGCAGGACGCGGGCTCCACCGACATGGGGCCGTACTATCACGGCGCGGACAAGGCCTTCCTGCCCTTGTCCGCCTATCGGCGCGACCTGGCGGTGATGCTGGCGGCCGCCCGCGCGGCCAGGATACCGCTGCTGATCGGCTCGGCCATCACCAACGGCTCGAACGCCACGCTGGAGCTCATGGTCCGCATGGTGCGCGACGTCGCCGCGGAACAGAAGCACTCCTTCAAGCTGGCGGTCATCGGCGCGGAAATCGACAAGAAATACCTGAAGGAAAAAATCGCCGCCCACGGTCCGCTGGAGGCCCTCGGCCCCGACAGCGGCCTGACCGCGCGGATGGTCGACGCCGCCGGCCCCATCGTCGCGCAGATGGGCATGGAGCCCTTCATGCGCGCGCTGGAGGCGGGCGCCGAGGTCATCATCGCCGGACGGGCCTGCGACGACGCCGTGTTCGCCGCCATGCCGGTGCTGCGCGGCTTCGATCCGGGCCTGTCGCTGCATTGCGGCAAGATCCTGGAATGCGCCGGATTGTCCGCCGTGCCCTACGACCTGGGCGAGCCCATGATAGGCCGCGTGCGCGAGGATCACTTCGAAGTGGAGCCCGGCAATCCCGATAGCCGCTGCACTACGGTGTCGGTGGCCGGGCACTCGCTGTACGAGCGCAGCGATCCTTTCCTGCAGGCGGGGCCCGGCGGCATCAACGACCTGACGCACGCGACCTTCGAGCAGGTCGACAGGCGCATCGTGCAGGTGCGCGGCAGCCGCTACATCCAGGACGCCGATTACCGCGTCAAGCTGGAAGGCGCCGAGCAGTTGGGCTATCGCAGCATCGTGGTGGTCGGCATCCGCGACGCGGTCATGATCGAACAGTTGGATCACGTGCTGGCGCATGCCCGCGAGCGCGCCGAGGAACGCTTCGGCCTGAAGGAGAACGGCATCAGCCTGCTGTTCCGCCAATACGGCAAGAACGGCGTGATGGGCGCGCTGGAGCCGGACCTGGACCACGTGCCCAAGGAAATCGGCCTGGTCATCGACGCCGTGGCGCCGGACCAGGACACGGCGACGGCGGTCGCGATGTTCACGCGGGGCGTGCTGCAGCACGCGGACTACCCCGGCATCCTCACGACCGCGGGCAACATGGCCTATCCGTTCTCGCCTTTCGGCGTGCCGGTGGGGCCCGCCTACCGCTTCTCCGTCTATCACCTGATGCCGGTGGCCGACGCCACGGAGTGCTTCCCCATCCACTACGAGAACATCCGGAATTGA
- a CDS encoding DUF4387 domain-containing protein — MAESTSQKTRPMTAYAKVIRSKNSGPFDLTFDIMFDADAPYLHVKHSGVINVENVARAFSIAPDQVLVCTPFDAARAFKITIKRPVSSGDLQDRDVYGCQQHVPLTRIQVPA, encoded by the coding sequence ATGGCAGAATCGACCTCCCAAAAGACCCGGCCGATGACGGCCTACGCCAAGGTCATCCGCAGCAAGAATTCGGGTCCCTTCGACCTGACGTTCGACATCATGTTCGACGCCGACGCGCCGTACCTGCACGTGAAGCACAGCGGCGTGATCAATGTCGAGAACGTGGCGCGGGCGTTTTCCATCGCCCCGGACCAGGTGCTGGTCTGCACGCCGTTCGACGCGGCGCGCGCCTTCAAGATCACCATCAAGCGGCCGGTCAGTTCCGGCGACCTTCAGGACCGCGATGTGTACGGCTGCCAGCAGCACGTGCCGCTGACCCGGATTCAGGTCCCGGCCTGA
- a CDS encoding Rrf2 family transcriptional regulator, producing the protein MRLTDYTDYSLRALIYVASHPDESVTIQHIADAYGIPRNHLIKIVQKLGQAGFLRTARGRAGGLRLGRPAGEINIGEVVRTTESDFALVECFHEEDHCVITRACVLKGVLHRALQAWFQVLDGVTLFDLVDRPATLNRAFSQALALADVRDELRQAASKRAAPPRRGGGRRQAGT; encoded by the coding sequence ATGCGACTTACCGACTACACGGACTACAGCCTGCGCGCGCTGATCTACGTGGCGTCGCATCCCGACGAATCCGTCACCATCCAGCACATCGCCGATGCCTACGGCATCCCGCGCAATCACCTGATCAAGATCGTGCAGAAGCTGGGCCAGGCGGGCTTCCTGCGGACGGCGCGCGGCCGCGCCGGCGGCCTGCGGCTGGGCCGCCCGGCCGGGGAGATCAACATCGGCGAGGTGGTCCGCACCACGGAAAGCGACTTCGCCCTGGTCGAGTGCTTCCACGAGGAAGACCACTGCGTCATCACCCGCGCCTGCGTGCTCAAGGGCGTGCTGCACCGCGCGCTGCAAGCCTGGTTCCAGGTGCTGGACGGCGTCACCCTGTTCGACCTGGTCGACAGGCCGGCCACGCTGAACCGCGCCTTCAGCCAGGCCCTGGCGCTGGCCGACGTGCGGGACGAATTGCGCCAGGCGGCGTCCAAGCGCGCGGCGCCGCCCCGCCGGGGCGGCGGCCGGCGTCAGGCCGGGACCTGA
- a CDS encoding globin domain-containing protein → MLSQQSRPYIDASVPVLREHGLTITKTFYRNMFADRPDLTNLFNMGNQASGAQQQSLASAVFAYAANYDRADVLAPVLDRIVHKHAAVGIKPSHYTIVGRHLLGAIKQVLGDAATPELMAAWDEAYWLLAAELIAAEGRLYERSKAEPDHRLPLRVTERCAQGSEIVSLTLAPVDGTPLPDFQPGQYVSVVVELRPGVFQQRQYSLSDAPNGASWRISVKREAAGEGTPAGVVSNWLHDNAKVGDVLMVSRPYGDFAPVLDGKSPIVLLSAGVGITPMISVLNTMARRNPGRPVLFAHAARDRARLAHLDDVADAGKRMASFNAHYFLESLPADSEAPVAGATTHAGRMTLPSVLGKQAPADADYYLCGPLPFMQIQRAALLEAGVPAGRVHREVFGPDLLDDIL, encoded by the coding sequence ATGTTGTCGCAGCAGTCCCGGCCCTACATCGACGCCAGCGTTCCCGTATTGCGCGAACATGGCTTGACGATCACCAAGACGTTCTACCGCAATATGTTCGCCGATCGTCCGGACCTGACCAACCTGTTCAACATGGGCAACCAGGCCAGCGGCGCGCAGCAGCAATCGCTGGCGTCGGCGGTGTTCGCCTACGCCGCCAATTACGACCGCGCGGATGTCCTCGCGCCCGTGCTCGACCGCATCGTGCACAAGCACGCCGCGGTCGGCATCAAGCCGTCGCACTACACCATCGTGGGCCGGCACCTGCTCGGCGCCATCAAGCAGGTGCTGGGCGACGCCGCCACGCCGGAACTGATGGCGGCCTGGGACGAAGCCTATTGGCTGCTGGCCGCCGAACTGATCGCGGCCGAAGGGCGCCTGTACGAACGCAGCAAGGCCGAGCCGGACCACCGCCTGCCGCTGCGCGTCACCGAGCGCTGTGCGCAAGGCAGCGAGATCGTCTCGCTGACCCTGGCGCCCGTGGACGGCACGCCCTTGCCGGATTTCCAGCCCGGCCAATACGTATCGGTGGTGGTCGAACTGCGCCCCGGCGTGTTCCAGCAGCGCCAGTACAGCCTGTCGGATGCGCCCAACGGCGCGAGCTGGCGCATTTCCGTCAAGCGCGAAGCCGCGGGCGAGGGCACTCCGGCGGGCGTGGTGTCGAACTGGCTGCACGACAACGCCAAGGTCGGCGACGTGCTGATGGTCAGCCGCCCCTACGGGGATTTCGCGCCCGTGCTGGACGGCAAGTCGCCCATCGTGCTGCTGTCGGCCGGCGTGGGCATCACGCCCATGATTTCCGTGCTGAACACCATGGCGCGGCGCAACCCCGGGCGGCCGGTGCTGTTCGCGCACGCGGCCCGCGACCGCGCCCGCTTGGCGCATCTGGACGACGTGGCGGACGCCGGCAAGCGGATGGCCTCGTTCAACGCGCACTATTTCCTGGAGTCGCTGCCGGCGGACAGCGAGGCGCCGGTGGCCGGCGCCACCACGCACGCCGGCCGCATGACCTTGCCGAGCGTGCTGGGCAAGCAGGCGCCGGCCGATGCGGACTACTACCTGTGCGGGCCGCTGCCTTTCATGCAGATCCAGCGCGCGGCCCTGCTGGAGGCGGGCGTGCCGGCCGGACGCGTGCACCGCGAGGTCTTCGGGCCGGACCTGCTGGACGACATCTTGTAA